A region of the Gemmatimonadota bacterium genome:
GCCGGCGTCCTTCCAGTCGGCAATGTTCACCCGCCCCTCGCCACGGCTCGGCGCGCACAGCGTCGAGTTGTCCTGCTGCGCCCCGCAGATCTGGTACGGATAGTCGTTGGTCACGTCCACGTGGTACATCTGCGCCGTGGCGAACTCCTGGTCGGTCCAGTTCTTCCCGCCGTTGGTGCTGACGGTGGCACCACCGTCGTTTCCTTCCACCATGCGCAGCGGATCGTTGGGGGCGATCCACAGGTCGTGGTTGTCGCCGTGGGGGACGTTGATCCCCTCACGGAACGTCTTGCCCCCGTCCTTGGAGCGGTAGAAGCCGACGTTGAGCGCGTAGACGACGTTGGTGTCCTTGGGGTCGGCCACGAGGTTGGAGTAGTACCAGGCGCGCTGCCGCAGCTTGCGGTCGCGGTTGATGTAGCTCCACGTCGCGCCGGCATCGTCGGAGCGGTAGACGCCCCCCGAATCATGCTCGATGACCGCCCACAGCCGGCTCGGCTTGGCGGGCGAGATGGTCAACCCGATCTTGCCGACCGTCCCGGTCGGGAGCCCCTTGGCCGTCTTCGTCAGCGACGTCCACGTCGTGCCACCATCGGTCGACTTCCAGATCGCGCTCCCCGTCCCGCCTGACGACATCGCCCACGAGGTGCGATACGCCTGCCAGGTGGCCGCGTACATCACGTCGGGATTGGACGGGTCGAGATGCAGGTCGATGGCCCCGGTCGAGTCGTTGACAAACAGCACCTTGCTGAACGTCTTGCCGCCATCGGTGGTCTTGTAGACACCGCGCGTGTCGCCCGCCTTGAACGGGTTGCCGAACACGGCGAACCAGGCGACGTCCTTGTTGGTGGGATGGATGCGGATAGTGGCGATGTGCTCCTCGCGGAAGCCGAGCATCGTCCACGTCTTGCCGCCGTCGGTCGTCTTCCAGAGGCCGTCGCCGCCGGCGGTGTTGCCGCGGATGTCGGTCTCGCCGCCGCCGACCCAAACGATGTCGGCATTCTGCGGATCGACGGCCACCGCCCCGATCGTCCCGCCGAAGTACTTGTCGCTGGCGGCGCTCCAGTTCTGCCCCCCATCGACCGTCTTGAAGACGCCGCCACCGGTGGTCCCCATCCAGTATTCGTTGGGGCGCTGCACCGAGCCGGCGACCGCCACCGAGCGCCCGCCGCGGGCGGGGCCCATCTCGCGCCAGCGGAGGGCGCCGAAGACGGTGGAGTCGAAGGTCAGCGGCCCGGTGGGGGCCGGCGGGACGGCGGCGGCGCGCACACCAGCCACTCGACCGGCGGGGCGCGCTTGGGCGGAGAGTGCCGGGGCGATCGCGACGAGCGTCGCCGGGGCGAGCACGGCGAGCGTCGTGGAGCGGAAAGCGCGGGTCAGGGCGCGCACGGCGCGGGATCCCGAACGGGTGCGAACGGTCATGAGGTCCTCGAGGTGGACGCCGCCGCGAGTGGGCAGCGTGCGCGCGAAATACGCCCGCGGGACCGAGGACGCAAGTCAGGATTCCGCGTCAACCGCCCAACCGCGATAGGCGCAGGAAGGGCGCGCCTTTCCCATCCCACGGCGCGCGCGCCGCGCGCGCCTCGCATCTATATCCTCTTGTTCGCCACCAGGCGTCGGTAGTGGGCCCCCAACGGCGTGAGGCGGCACGACTTGGACTCGATCGCCGCGTGCCACATGTGCGGCGCGTCGAACGGCTTGACCAGGTTCACTCGGTTGTAGCGCTGCAGGATGGCGAAGGTCGCGGTGTTGCGCGGATCGGGGGGCGGCGCCCCCTCGGGACGCCCGCGCAGCTCCGGCTCGAACGTGGGGTCGAGACGGAAGTCGAAGTCGGCCGCGGGAAAGAGCTTGGCGATCAAACGCAGCTCCTGCAGCGGGAGCGGCGGGAGGACCCTCCGAAGGGAAACGAAGCGCTTGACGTTGGTCTTGAAGACGGGGCGCTGCTGCCACGGTCCCAGCGACTGGTCGACGTGCGCGTACACGCTCCCCGGCGTGACGTCGCCCACCAGGTTCGACGCCGCGCCGGCCAGCGCATCGACCAGCAGCGTGGTGAAGATCCCGCTCCCGTTCTCCTCGCTGGCGTACTGCGTCTCGGTCGACGCGGCGAGGATCGTCATTCCGTCCGACAGCTCCGCGCTCGTGTGCCCGGCGGGATTCCCCGCAACCCCGGAATGGCACGAGTCGAGGATGATGATCTTGTTCTGCGCCTTCGACGCGAGGGCGAGCGTGAGGACTTCGCCGAGCGCGAGCCCGTCGTCGCCGCGGCGCGTCTCGCTCCCGCACAGGTAGCCACCGGTCGCCTCGACGTGACCGTGACCGGCGAAGTAGAGGAGGGCGATTTCGGAATCGTCGGCGAACAGCTCCTCGATCAGGTCCTTGAGATCGCCGCGGGTGATCCCTTGGTTTGCGCTGGAGGCGGTACGCAGCGACACGCCGAAATTGGGAGAGCCGTCGCCATGCACCTCGAGGACCTCGCTCACCGCCCGCGCGTCGTTCACGCAGCCGTGCAGCGGCTTGAGCTTGTCGTAGTGGTCGATGCCGATGACCAAGGCCTTGCGCATCCGTGTCGTCTCCAGTGGGTTCGTCTCTTGCCCCTGCGCTTGCTGCTGCGAGTCTCCTTCGTCGCCAACCAACTCGGCCTTGCGGGGAGATTTTCCGGTCATGAGGCGACCTCCCGCTGCACCGGTCGCCATTTCTCTCCGACCGACATCTCGCGTGCCGCCAGTCCCTGCGCGACGGCGCGCAGGAAGCCACGCTCGTCGGTCAGGACGCCGCGCTCGTCGTAGGTGAAGAGCTGGTCGGCGCGCCGGTGGAAGAAGTGGTCGACCGAGCGCTGCGCATTCTCCCGGCGATCGGGGCGCGCAAGGAAGACGACCCCCGCCCCCGCGGCCGAGCGGCGGAGCTGTTCGAACTCCCACACCACGCCGGGCGCAGTCTCGGACACTTCGACCAGGACCACGTCGGCCGACTCGATCAGCAGCTGCACCGCGTCGCGCCAGAAGGTATCGCTGGCGGGGACGACGAAGAGGCGGCGCCTGGAAAAGAGCCAACCCCACGTGCGGCGCATCGATTCATCCAGCGATGCCGCCAGCTGCATCAGCTCCCCGCGTGTGCGTGCGTTGAAGCGGCGCGGGGAGAAGAGGTTCACCCCGGGAATCGCGCCGAGCACACGGTGTTGCAGCTCGTTGGCGACGACGTCGGCGTCGGCCAGGGTGTACGTGAAGCCGAGGAAGCCGAGATGCCGCTGGACGAGACGCACGAGGGCGTCGTTCACCGTCGGCTCACTGAACGGGCGCAGGAGGAGGACGAGGCGCGGGCGACGCGTGAAGAGCCACCGGATGCGGAGCAGGATGATGAGAACGAGGAAGGGGGTGGGAAGCAGCAGCATCGCCAGCACGGTCGGTATGTCGAGCGCTGGGATGTAGGCGCCGAGGAGGCCAAGCGCGATGGCTACGACCCAGGCCAGTACGAGGATAGGTCCGCCACGCCGCCAACGCCGGCGCCGCGTCATCAGGCGTTTGAGCGCGGCGGCGCCGGCTGTGTCCGACGCCGGCGGTGTGGTGGCGCGCGTCTCGCTGGGGAACTCCGCATCGCGCGCCGCCGCCATACCATCGGCGGGTGTCTCGGTTGCTACTGGCGGCGTGACCTCCCACGACGGCGCCATCTCGCCCGACTGCACAGAAGGCGCAGCCGCCGGTCCTTCGGGGACGAGCGCGGATGGGTTCAGCGCCGCGCGCACCGGCGCCGTGACCTCACGACGGCGGGGACGCGGGATCGACGCGGTGCTCACCGCACGATCGTTCGTCGTACGGTTCTTCGCTCCCTTCGCCTTTCCCTTCGCCTTCTCGGCTTCGAGCGCCCGTTTCCGCATCACCGCGTACGCCCACTCCAGTCGCCGCGCCTCTTGCTCCGAGGGGACGACGCCGGCGCCGTTGGTGTTGGCGCTCCACCCCGCCGTCACCGGATTGTATTGCACCGCGAGTTCGGCGTAGCGCGCCTTGATTGCCGCCAGCGACGCCGACGGCTCGAGGTCGAGCGTTAGGCAGGCGAGGGTGAGCACGTCGGGGTCGAGCGTGCCATCGGGCGACGCATGGCCAGCCCCCGCGGGGCGCTGTGGCCGTTCGAGCGACCAGTCGACGAACTCCGGTGGGAGGGCGAGGTCGTCGCCCACCGTTGCAACGAAGTGCCGCTCATCATCCGTCAGCTCATCATCCGCCGCCATCACGTCGAGCACCGCGCGAAGCAGCGCGATGCGCCGCCCGAAGTCGAAGCCGACAAGCGGTGGTGCCTCGTCGACCCCCTCGGTCAGGAGCGCGTGGGCCAGCTCTGGCGTGCAGCGCCCCTCCGTGAAGCTGCCGATCGCCGCGACCGCGCGGCGCACTTCCTCGGCGGAGATCTCCCCGTCAGCCGCCGCCGCGTTGCGCAGGAGGTAGGCGAGGCGCAGCACGAGCGCGCGATCGCTCCCCGTGAGCCCGTCCTCACCGATGACGACGTCGTCGACTTCCTTTCCCTCGTCGTAGAGCCAGATCGAGAGGCACTTGAGCTGGTGCTCCTGCGACCCGCGCCAGACCACCGCGAAGAGGTTCTGCGGGACGATCGCGAAGAGGTTGAGGAGCCCCAGCGTACGCGTCAGGATCGAGACGGGGACTTCGAAGACGTTGCGCAACACGGTGCGCTGCACACGCCACCGCACGCACCATCGGCATCCCGCCAGGTACATCTCGCTATAGAGCGGGTCGCCCCAGAGGAACGAGCGCGCGTATTTCACGTTGCGCGCCGTCAGGACTGGGCGCCGACCGCAGTGCGGGCAGGCAATGGCGAGGATCATTCGCGGCGACTCGTCCAGCGAGGGGGACCTGACGAGGCGTGCATCGTACGCCGTCGAGTGCGGCACCGATGCCGACACGGGAGTCTGGCGCCCGGTCGCCCGTGGCGCCAGTAGCTAGCTCCCTAGCGACGGGTTGCGCATGTCGGCATCGACCGGCGATGAAGCCTGCGAGTCGTGCGCGCCGGCCGCGTCGTCGCCCGATGTCGTCGACGGCGGCACCACCGCCGGCCTCGGCACCGCCTGCACCGCCCCCGAAATCATGACCCCGTTCACCATCCGCGGCGCGCGGAACTCCCCCGTCGCCCGCAGCGGCAGCCCCGCCGCACTCTCGCTCACCTCGAACTCGAGGATGAAGCGCGCCCCGCCTGCCGGCGCGTCGTCAAGCGTGATCGTCGCGCCATGCTTCTCCACCAGCCCGCGCACCACCGCCAGCCCGATCCCGCTCCCCCCGGTCGTCCCCGCGTCCTTTCCCAGGCGTACGAACGGCTCCCACAGCCGCTTTCGATCGTTGGCCGGAATCCCCGGCCCCTGGTCGCTGACGGTGATGCGCGCCACGGAGCCGATGCGCTCCAGTTCCAGGCTCACCGTCTGCCCGGCGGGGCCGTACTTGAGCGCATTGTCGAGCAGGTTCACGATCACCTGACGCATGGCCCGGGGGTCGACCATCGAGAAGATGCGCGACGGCGCATCGGCCAGGATGCGCATCCCGCGCTGCTCGGCGAGCGGGACGTAGCCTTCCACCACCTCCTCGATCAGCTCCCCCAGGTCCGTGCGCTCGAGCTCGAGCTTGGCCCGGTCGGCGTCGATGTGCGAGAAGAGGAGGATGTTCTCCAC
Encoded here:
- a CDS encoding caspase family protein gives rise to the protein MRKALVIGIDHYDKLKPLHGCVNDARAVSEVLEVHGDGSPNFGVSLRTASSANQGITRGDLKDLIEELFADDSEIALLYFAGHGHVEATGGYLCGSETRRGDDGLALGEVLTLALASKAQNKIIILDSCHSGVAGNPAGHTSAELSDGMTILAASTETQYASEENGSGIFTTLLVDALAGAASNLVGDVTPGSVYAHVDQSLGPWQQRPVFKTNVKRFVSLRRVLPPLPLQELRLIAKLFPAADFDFRLDPTFEPELRGRPEGAPPPDPRNTATFAILQRYNRVNLVKPFDAPHMWHAAIESKSCRLTPLGAHYRRLVANKRI